One stretch of Sinomonas terrae DNA includes these proteins:
- a CDS encoding endonuclease domain-containing protein — protein sequence MDPLQILSSLGGVARSAALLDAGLSRTDLDFLARHVARPKRGVYAAEDCRRDYLAAIMHNAVVTCASAARDYGLWLRTPPPQYHLGCDHGHSTNLWAAVAGVSSKVHRGLRYPKHHSLPLAALEDVLLHALRCLPREAAVPLVASAVRLHGIRTAFFEEDLAAQKCGPALQALRAVDPRVESLPEAEALLLLIPLARELGLEVEPQAYVPGIGRVDFLIGGFLIVEIDGVSYHSDRSSVRKDRQRNNSAVLGGYITLRYVPETIWNEPDRFVTDVRAALTGRLTR from the coding sequence TGGGCGGCGTGGCGCGTTCCGCCGCCCTTCTGGACGCCGGGCTCAGCCGGACCGACCTGGATTTCCTGGCCCGACACGTCGCCAGGCCCAAGCGCGGCGTCTATGCGGCGGAGGACTGCCGACGCGACTACCTCGCGGCCATCATGCACAACGCCGTTGTCACGTGTGCTTCCGCCGCACGCGACTACGGACTCTGGCTCCGCACCCCGCCGCCGCAATATCACCTTGGCTGCGACCACGGGCACTCGACGAATCTCTGGGCAGCGGTCGCGGGCGTCAGCTCAAAGGTCCACCGCGGCCTTCGGTATCCGAAGCATCACTCCCTCCCTCTGGCGGCCCTCGAAGATGTGCTCCTCCACGCCCTTCGATGCCTTCCACGAGAGGCCGCCGTGCCCCTCGTCGCGTCGGCAGTCAGGCTCCATGGCATCCGGACCGCGTTCTTCGAGGAGGATCTCGCCGCGCAGAAATGCGGCCCGGCACTTCAGGCCCTCCGCGCGGTCGACCCACGAGTCGAGTCCCTTCCCGAGGCCGAAGCCCTGCTTCTCCTCATCCCCCTCGCACGCGAGCTCGGTTTGGAGGTCGAACCGCAGGCCTACGTTCCGGGGATCGGACGAGTGGACTTCCTCATCGGAGGATTCCTCATCGTCGAGATTGACGGTGTCTCCTACCACTCCGACAGGTCGTCTGTCCGAAAGGACCGTCAGCGCAACAACTCGGCCGTTCTGGGCGGCTACATCACTCTCCGCTACGTCCCCGAAACCATCTGGAATGAGCCGGATCGGTTCGTCACGGACGTAAGGGCCGCACTCACGGGGCGGCTCACCCGGTGA